A portion of the Chlamydia avium 10DC88 genome contains these proteins:
- a CDS encoding winged helix-turn-helix transcriptional regulator: MITDKTILFVTQNNNIPLELKEFSHSEFKYQVITSSEFVLNVKSDLIFFDQTLIPEQDWQFLPSQGNYFVLFNSFEEEKIIQILNQGAQGYILYPVTARVIDAIIRSFLRQNNSKHTIPEYIVFGNCTFYLLNLTINTPEETIHLTPSEAGILKQLLMNRGRPCLRKHLLEEIKDNSQEIISRNVDVHIASLRKKLGAYGSKISTIRGIGYVFSDDDI; encoded by the coding sequence ATGATTACGGATAAAACAATATTATTTGTTACCCAAAACAATAATATCCCGTTGGAGTTAAAAGAATTTTCTCATTCTGAATTCAAATATCAAGTTATCACTTCTTCTGAGTTCGTACTTAATGTAAAATCTGATTTGATTTTTTTTGATCAGACCCTCATCCCAGAACAAGATTGGCAATTCCTTCCTTCTCAAGGAAATTACTTTGTACTATTTAATAGTTTTGAAGAAGAAAAGATAATTCAAATTTTAAATCAGGGAGCTCAGGGATACATCCTGTATCCTGTGACAGCTAGAGTTATTGATGCTATAATTCGATCATTCCTAAGACAAAATAATTCTAAACATACAATTCCAGAGTATATTGTTTTTGGAAATTGTACTTTTTATCTTCTAAATCTTACCATAAATACCCCAGAAGAAACTATTCATCTCACTCCTTCAGAAGCAGGAATACTTAAACAACTTCTTATGAATCGAGGTCGTCCCTGCTTAAGAAAACATTTACTAGAAGAAATAAAAGATAATTCTCAAGAAATCATATCAAGAAATGTAGACGTACATATTGCTTCTTTAAGAAAAAAATTGGGAGCATATGGATCAAAAATTTCTACAATTCGTGGTATAGGCTATGTGTTTTCTGATGATGACATTTAG
- a CDS encoding Na(+)-translocating NADH-quinone reductase subunit A yields the protein MKITITQGLDLSLQGSPKESGFLKRIDPAFVSVDLRPYSALSLKLKVEPGDAIQAGAPIAEYKHFPGVFITTPVSGTVKDVRRGEKRSLIDVLIQKNPGQSQTKYSYDLSQLTQKDLLEVFKKEGLFSLFKQRPFDIPALPHLRPRDIFINLADNRPFIPSIEKHLSVFSSREEGFYAFNVGVRAIAKLFSLCPHIISTDRLVLPENDLKSVAHLHKITGPYPSGSPSTHIHYIAPIANEKDIVFTITFKEVLAIGYLFLKGRILDEHVVALAGSGLKPSLRRYVITTKGADISSLLPLEEISSTNISLISGDPLTGRLCNGEIPCLGMRDSTVTVIPVPQQRESLSFLRLGINKPTRTRTYLSGFLKRKQTYMNPDANLHGEPRPIIDTEIYDKVMPMKIPVVPLIKAVITKNFESACMLGFLEVCPEDFALPTFIDPSKTEMLKIIQDALLLYAKESGILTPEAE from the coding sequence ATGAAAATTACTATTACTCAGGGTTTAGATTTATCTTTACAAGGGTCTCCTAAAGAATCAGGATTTTTAAAAAGAATAGATCCTGCTTTTGTTTCTGTAGATCTGCGTCCCTACTCTGCTTTATCCCTAAAACTTAAAGTAGAGCCGGGTGATGCTATCCAAGCAGGAGCCCCCATAGCTGAATACAAACATTTTCCCGGAGTATTCATTACCACTCCAGTATCTGGAACCGTAAAAGACGTTCGAAGAGGAGAAAAACGCTCCTTGATCGATGTCTTGATTCAAAAAAACCCAGGACAATCACAAACAAAATATTCTTACGATCTTTCTCAACTCACGCAAAAAGATCTACTTGAAGTGTTTAAAAAAGAAGGGTTGTTTTCTCTTTTTAAACAGCGACCCTTTGATATTCCAGCCTTGCCCCACTTACGTCCTAGAGATATTTTCATTAATCTTGCAGATAATCGCCCCTTCATCCCCTCAATAGAAAAACATCTTTCTGTATTTTCCTCTAGAGAAGAAGGTTTCTATGCTTTTAATGTTGGAGTGCGTGCTATAGCCAAGCTTTTCAGCCTATGTCCTCATATTATTTCTACAGACCGCCTTGTTCTTCCTGAAAACGATTTAAAATCTGTAGCTCATCTGCATAAAATAACAGGCCCCTATCCTTCGGGGTCTCCATCCACACATATTCATTACATAGCCCCCATCGCCAACGAAAAAGATATTGTATTTACAATCACCTTCAAAGAAGTCTTAGCTATAGGTTATTTATTCCTGAAAGGAAGGATCCTCGATGAACATGTTGTTGCATTAGCGGGATCTGGATTAAAACCTTCTTTAAGACGTTATGTAATTACTACTAAAGGAGCTGACATCTCTAGCCTTCTCCCATTAGAAGAAATTTCTTCCACCAATATATCTCTCATATCGGGAGACCCTTTAACAGGAAGATTATGCAATGGAGAAATTCCCTGCCTAGGTATGAGAGATTCAACTGTTACTGTAATCCCTGTCCCCCAACAACGTGAATCTTTAAGTTTTTTAAGATTAGGTATTAACAAACCCACACGCACTAGAACCTATCTTTCAGGATTCTTAAAAAGAAAACAAACTTACATGAATCCCGACGCAAATCTTCATGGAGAACCTCGTCCTATCATAGACACGGAAATCTATGATAAAGTTATGCCTATGAAAATTCCCGTTGTTCCTTTAATTAAAGCTGTGATTACTAAAAACTTCGAATCTGCTTGTATGTTAGGATTCTTAGAAGTATGTCCGGAAGATTTTGCCCTTCCCACTTTTATAGATCCCTCTAAAACAGAAATGTTAAAAATCATCCAAGATGCTTTACTACTCTACGCAAAAGAATCAGGAATATTAACTCCAGAAGCTGAGTAA
- a CDS encoding rod shape-determining protein MreC: MCAQIDKQHSGIKTVHSFVHYRSRKKQLYVYAFIAAIIAFCWSLPRNLYENIQKHVVELYSALYSKKVDSPLDALPKDIENMSLRERVHILEECLHANKLSHSTPHMFPEILSPYFRNLILSRVIYRDPSYWGSSIWVNSGKSQKIQKNSPVLSGNVLVGLVDYVGEQQSRIRLITDVGMQPSVVAIRGGIQLVVIKDLVENLKQHIENLSDIYLLEKDKYEKIDQLNDLLSSLNCHEDNVFLLRGTLSGNGGPLWKEETSVLHGEGFCMVKGQYLRKGDILVTTGLDGIFPPGLLVAEVTHVNQPREGACSYEIKARSLARDIAHLSSVLILPPMEFNPNDRPDIFGLLWD; this comes from the coding sequence ATGTGTGCACAAATTGATAAGCAACATTCAGGAATAAAAACTGTTCATTCTTTTGTTCATTATCGTTCTAGAAAAAAGCAATTATATGTTTATGCTTTTATTGCAGCTATCATTGCTTTTTGTTGGAGTTTGCCTAGAAATCTTTATGAAAATATACAAAAGCACGTAGTAGAACTATATTCAGCATTATATTCGAAAAAAGTAGATTCTCCTCTAGATGCCTTACCCAAGGATATTGAAAATATGTCGTTGAGAGAAAGGGTCCATATTTTAGAGGAATGCTTACATGCGAATAAGTTGTCTCACTCTACTCCACACATGTTTCCTGAGATCCTTTCTCCTTATTTTCGTAATTTGATACTATCACGTGTTATTTACCGAGATCCTTCTTACTGGGGGAGCTCTATCTGGGTAAATTCCGGTAAATCACAGAAAATACAAAAAAATTCTCCCGTCCTTTCTGGAAATGTTCTTGTAGGCCTTGTGGACTATGTAGGAGAACAGCAATCTCGAATTCGTTTGATTACTGATGTGGGTATGCAACCTTCTGTAGTTGCTATCCGAGGAGGAATACAGCTGGTTGTAATTAAGGATCTTGTTGAGAATTTAAAACAACATATTGAGAATCTATCAGACATCTATCTTCTTGAGAAAGATAAATATGAAAAAATAGATCAATTAAATGATCTTTTGTCTTCTCTCAATTGTCATGAGGACAATGTATTTTTATTGCGAGGTACATTGTCTGGGAATGGTGGGCCTTTGTGGAAAGAAGAGACTTCTGTGTTACATGGAGAAGGCTTTTGTATGGTTAAAGGTCAATACTTAAGAAAAGGAGACATTTTAGTTACAACGGGATTAGATGGAATTTTCCCTCCAGGATTACTTGTTGCCGAAGTTACCCATGTTAATCAACCCAGAGAAGGGGCGTGTTCTTATGAAATAAAAGCAAGATCTTTAGCAAGAGATATCGCACACTTGTCCTCTGTTTTAATTCTTCCTCCCATGGAATTTAATCCTAATGATAGGCCGGATATTTTTGGATTATTGTGGGATTAA
- a CDS encoding aromatic amino acid transaminase, with amino-acid sequence MSFFKQLPIYPSDSILGLQKSFLEDDRENKVNLIIGSYEDPKHPYGGLFCVQKAQGLLLNDEMNKRYLPIRGLSLFLEGMRKLIFENSSSEFVTDVQALGGTGALHLGAKVFSMAYPSSRIYIPEQTWGNHVRIFSQQGLEVLRYPYYNSASRNLVFEETLACLESSPQYSMVLLQCCCHNPTGKDFTEEMWRSLAELMQERKLVPFFDTAYLGFGKGVADDKRPIEMFLQRGIPVFVAACASKNFSLYGERVGYFAAYSECHEDLRRISSVLDEKIRGEYSSPPRHGASIVSKVLSDSLLKKEWLSELEKIRQDIQKIREKFVQTMRSHVGHSFDFILSQRGFFGYPGFSEEQVQFLRLEKGIYTTSGARFNLKGITEENMDYVALGFAEAYQI; translated from the coding sequence ATGAGTTTTTTTAAACAATTACCCATATACCCTTCAGACAGCATTTTAGGATTGCAAAAGAGTTTTTTAGAAGATGATCGAGAAAATAAGGTTAATCTTATCATTGGTTCTTATGAAGATCCTAAGCATCCTTATGGAGGACTTTTCTGTGTACAAAAGGCTCAAGGCCTTTTATTAAATGACGAGATGAATAAAAGATACCTTCCTATTCGAGGGCTATCTTTATTTTTAGAAGGAATGCGAAAGCTAATTTTTGAGAATTCTTCTTCTGAATTTGTCACTGATGTTCAAGCTCTAGGGGGTACAGGAGCCTTACATCTTGGGGCAAAAGTATTTTCTATGGCTTATCCTTCTTCAAGAATATATATTCCCGAGCAAACATGGGGAAATCATGTGAGAATTTTTTCTCAACAGGGGTTAGAAGTTCTTAGATATCCTTATTATAACTCTGCTAGTAGGAATTTAGTGTTTGAAGAAACGTTAGCGTGTTTGGAGTCTTCTCCTCAGTATTCCATGGTGCTTTTGCAATGTTGTTGTCACAATCCCACTGGTAAAGATTTTACTGAAGAAATGTGGCGTTCTCTTGCCGAGTTGATGCAAGAACGTAAGTTGGTTCCTTTTTTTGATACTGCATATCTAGGATTTGGAAAGGGAGTTGCCGATGATAAACGTCCGATAGAGATGTTCTTACAACGAGGAATTCCTGTTTTTGTTGCTGCTTGTGCAAGTAAGAATTTTTCATTGTATGGAGAACGTGTAGGATATTTTGCTGCTTACAGCGAGTGTCATGAAGATTTGCGTAGGATTTCCAGTGTCCTGGATGAGAAAATACGTGGAGAATATTCCTCTCCACCTAGACACGGAGCTTCTATTGTCTCCAAAGTATTATCAGATTCTTTGTTAAAAAAAGAGTGGTTATCTGAATTAGAAAAAATTCGTCAAGATATACAAAAAATTCGCGAGAAATTTGTTCAAACAATGCGTAGTCATGTTGGACATTCTTTTGACTTTATTTTGTCTCAGAGAGGATTTTTTGGGTATCCAGGTTTTTCTGAAGAACAAGTACAGTTTTTAAGATTAGAAAAGGGGATATACACAACAAGTGGTGCTCGTTTCAATCTCAAGGGAATTACAGAAGAAAATATGGATTATGTAGCATTGGGATTTGCAGAAGCTTATCAAATCTAA
- a CDS encoding transferase codes for MLASILFSPEDFPFPELITEAYYVWDILGLLSQKLSQHVFSGIHGIVEKGAFLKNIESIEIGEGAYVESGAYIVGPCIIGPQTEVRHGAYLRGGVITGTQCVIGHCSELKNSYLGHHTKASHFAYVGDSVLSAEVNLGAGVRCANFRLDGQTISISGEEGQINTKLRKVGAFIGKQASVGCNVVINPGRCLPAYTQIYPGKVI; via the coding sequence ATGCTAGCATCCATTTTATTTTCCCCTGAAGATTTTCCTTTTCCAGAACTTATTACAGAAGCATATTACGTTTGGGATATTCTGGGGTTGCTATCTCAAAAATTATCACAACATGTTTTCTCTGGAATTCATGGAATTGTAGAAAAGGGAGCTTTTTTAAAAAATATTGAGAGCATCGAAATTGGTGAGGGAGCTTACGTAGAATCTGGGGCTTATATTGTTGGTCCCTGCATTATTGGACCTCAAACAGAAGTGCGTCATGGAGCTTACTTACGAGGGGGAGTGATTACGGGAACACAATGTGTTATTGGTCATTGTAGTGAATTAAAAAACTCTTACTTAGGTCATCATACTAAAGCAAGTCATTTTGCTTATGTAGGAGATTCTGTATTATCTGCGGAAGTTAATTTAGGAGCTGGAGTTCGTTGTGCCAATTTTCGCCTTGATGGACAAACAATTTCTATATCTGGTGAAGAGGGACAAATAAATACAAAATTAAGAAAAGTGGGAGCATTCATTGGGAAGCAGGCATCTGTAGGCTGCAATGTGGTAATCAATCCAGGACGCTGTCTTCCAGCTTATACACAAATATATCCCGGGAAAGTAATTTAG
- a CDS encoding polyprenyl synthetase family protein gives MVTMELFETYKIMIEEGIKNSLESFGSPTQSIRAPVEYALTNGGKRIRPMLVCMIAKGLGKNRDVLDSALAIEFIHTSTLIADDLPCMDNDDERRGHPTVHKVFCEASALLASYALIPSAYAHIRSNARKLKQQGIDAEEINIAYSIICDIIDKNIGVNGVLAGQYEDMFFNNQGPEYVQSIINKKTGSLFEVACISGWLFGGGTTSCIPQILEFSRQFGLLFQLKDDILDMNQDRQDVGLNYALLFGIEEAKATLNSSITNCLSLLNHLKNHGLKDSSEIETLIEYMSVRTY, from the coding sequence ATGGTTACAATGGAATTATTTGAAACCTATAAAATTATGATAGAAGAGGGGATTAAAAACTCTTTAGAGTCCTTTGGTTCTCCAACGCAATCCATACGAGCACCTGTAGAGTACGCCCTAACCAATGGGGGAAAACGGATCCGTCCTATGTTAGTTTGTATGATTGCTAAAGGGTTAGGGAAAAACAGAGACGTTCTAGATTCTGCTTTAGCCATAGAATTCATACACACATCCACTTTAATTGCTGATGACCTTCCTTGCATGGACAATGATGATGAACGTAGGGGACATCCTACAGTACATAAAGTATTCTGTGAAGCTTCAGCTCTTTTAGCTTCCTATGCATTAATTCCTTCTGCCTACGCTCATATTCGATCAAACGCAAGAAAATTAAAACAACAGGGTATTGATGCCGAAGAAATCAACATAGCTTACAGCATTATTTGTGATATTATAGATAAAAATATAGGAGTAAATGGGGTTTTGGCTGGGCAATATGAAGACATGTTTTTTAACAACCAAGGTCCTGAATATGTCCAATCAATAATAAACAAAAAAACGGGATCCCTTTTTGAAGTTGCTTGTATATCTGGTTGGTTATTTGGTGGAGGTACAACTTCATGTATTCCCCAAATCCTTGAGTTTTCTAGGCAATTTGGTCTTCTTTTTCAATTAAAAGATGATATTTTAGATATGAACCAGGATCGCCAAGATGTAGGTTTAAACTATGCCTTACTATTTGGTATAGAAGAAGCAAAAGCGACTTTAAACTCCTCAATCACTAATTGCTTGAGTTTACTCAATCATCTAAAAAATCATGGTTTAAAAGATTCTTCTGAAATAGAAACGCTTATAGAATATATGAGCGTTCGCACCTACTAG
- a CDS encoding DUF1347 family protein produces the protein MVRYVLFCVFFFSCFSAGGGLYFLYSILPSKTYLNNTKIVVDGRKEREMSFLKRPLSNNKQKTLLCYQGFLLQKQRNINQSDKIFIKIYDENKNASFLFKEEVLGGRILNAFFLEDIDLMQELIETLRQQFSQSHLLPLFEFLLHYKKKCFSQALDSLYLWKECLKSHETSLLSENIQLLLSDFFLESMEANCLIEMGEFSLGRVILNRIIEKFLKRECDWNSDIYDNAVLMLGRSYFLELQQSHSSKVYPDYYEMILFYKKKVHTIDKKVYEQFIPQETFFSMLMEHIFIVPESRLSPLLQIIENWDRFYFNPNHELVIQPLVNHFFSSSNKVSRICCSIVGFREDSLKKKLIDTFGAILSEKVLQLKTNEAQKTLSLLKQLDSDIFLSKKLIISPETLQEIIFHDDVNYTNLRKYLNLWEEIQSYDIDKQQLVKHLIKIANQLWQLGTCDNKALNLLRVILQFTNSDIESENIVSRFVKQTYKNLLSSHAISRLLQLEDFIVDIGLNPITVCEEDIANFIADAEFLYSQGKYKQSYLYSLWLTKIAPSPQTYRLLALCLVEHKCYAEAWEYFSLLSTHARYDPKVQKALALCYKCLSKDSGINYEK, from the coding sequence ATGGTTCGCTACGTGTTATTTTGCGTATTTTTTTTCTCATGCTTTTCTGCTGGTGGAGGGTTGTATTTTTTGTATTCCATCCTCCCCTCAAAGACTTATTTAAATAACACAAAGATTGTAGTGGACGGAAGAAAAGAGAGAGAGATGTCTTTTTTGAAGCGCCCTCTTTCTAATAACAAACAGAAAACTCTTCTTTGTTATCAGGGTTTTCTTTTGCAAAAGCAAAGAAATATAAATCAATCAGATAAGATTTTTATCAAAATTTATGATGAAAATAAAAATGCGTCTTTTTTGTTTAAAGAAGAAGTCCTAGGGGGACGTATTCTTAATGCATTTTTCTTGGAAGACATAGATCTCATGCAGGAGTTAATAGAAACTCTACGACAGCAATTTTCTCAATCCCATCTCCTGCCTCTATTCGAATTTCTTTTACACTATAAGAAGAAGTGTTTTTCCCAAGCTTTAGATTCTTTATATTTATGGAAAGAATGCTTAAAAAGTCATGAGACCTCTTTACTTAGTGAAAATATTCAACTTCTACTTTCAGATTTCTTTTTAGAAAGCATGGAAGCTAACTGTTTAATTGAGATGGGCGAGTTTTCTTTAGGCAGGGTAATACTCAATCGCATCATTGAGAAGTTTTTAAAAAGAGAATGTGATTGGAATTCTGATATTTATGATAATGCTGTGTTGATGTTGGGGAGAAGTTATTTTTTAGAACTTCAACAATCACATTCATCTAAGGTGTATCCCGACTATTATGAAATGATCCTTTTCTATAAGAAAAAAGTTCACACCATAGATAAGAAAGTTTATGAACAATTTATTCCTCAAGAAACTTTTTTTTCTATGTTAATGGAACACATTTTTATCGTTCCTGAATCTAGACTTTCTCCTTTATTACAAATTATAGAGAATTGGGATCGTTTTTATTTTAATCCAAATCATGAATTGGTGATTCAGCCTCTAGTCAATCATTTTTTCTCTTCTTCCAACAAAGTATCACGTATCTGTTGTTCCATAGTGGGTTTTAGAGAGGATTCTTTAAAAAAGAAGCTCATAGATACATTTGGAGCAATTTTATCTGAAAAAGTTCTTCAGTTAAAAACCAACGAAGCGCAAAAAACTCTATCTTTATTGAAGCAGTTAGATTCAGATATTTTTTTAAGTAAAAAACTCATTATTTCTCCAGAGACTCTCCAGGAGATTATTTTTCACGATGATGTCAATTATACGAATCTAAGAAAATATCTAAATCTTTGGGAGGAAATCCAATCCTACGATATCGATAAGCAACAACTAGTAAAGCATTTAATTAAAATAGCTAATCAGTTGTGGCAATTAGGGACTTGTGACAATAAAGCATTAAATTTACTTCGAGTAATTTTACAGTTTACTAATTCTGATATAGAAAGCGAAAATATTGTTTCTCGTTTTGTGAAACAAACTTATAAAAATTTATTATCAAGCCATGCTATTTCTCGCTTATTACAATTGGAAGACTTCATAGTGGATATAGGACTTAATCCTATAACTGTGTGTGAAGAAGATATTGCTAATTTCATTGCTGATGCCGAATTCTTATATTCTCAGGGAAAATATAAACAAAGTTATCTTTACAGCTTGTGGTTAACGAAAATTGCCCCTTCACCACAGACTTATCGTTTATTAGCATTATGTCTTGTGGAACATAAGTGTTATGCAGAAGCTTGGGAATATTTTAGTTTATTATCCACTCATGCACGATATGACCCTAAAGTGCAAAAAGCATTAGCTTTGTGCTATAAGTGTTTATCTAAAGATTCTGGAATAAACTATGAGAAGTAA
- the hemB gene encoding porphobilinogen synthase, which translates to MCSLGLLKRPRRNRRTAAIRDLVAETTLLPQDFICPFFIKEGKNIREEITNLPQVYQWSLDLLLKEIERLCLLGLRAVILFPIIPEHLKDAYGSYSSNPKNILCKGIFEIKKAFPNLCVISDIALDPYTTHGHDGILDDKGEVINDESVRIFGNIATLHAEMGVDIVAPSDMMDGRVSYIRSMLDQSGWYQVLILSYSVKYASSLYGPFRDVLGSHLQIGDKRNYQMNPQNALEALLECSLDEQEGADMLMIKPAGYYLDVLYRVRQKTTLPLAAYQVSGEYSMMAAASTLGWVSKEAVLYESLVAIKRSGADMIISYATPMILEMLSHHYL; encoded by the coding sequence ATGTGTTCATTAGGTTTGCTTAAACGTCCTCGTAGAAATAGAAGGACAGCAGCGATCAGAGATTTAGTTGCAGAAACAACATTACTTCCTCAAGACTTTATTTGTCCTTTCTTCATTAAGGAAGGAAAGAATATTCGAGAGGAAATCACGAATCTCCCTCAGGTATATCAATGGAGTTTAGATCTTTTGCTAAAGGAAATAGAAAGGCTTTGTCTTTTAGGACTTCGTGCTGTGATATTATTTCCTATTATTCCCGAACATCTTAAGGATGCTTATGGTTCTTATTCTTCAAATCCTAAAAACATTCTTTGTAAAGGCATTTTTGAAATTAAGAAAGCTTTTCCTAATTTATGTGTGATCAGTGATATCGCTTTAGATCCTTACACTACTCATGGGCATGATGGAATTTTAGATGATAAAGGAGAAGTTATTAATGATGAAAGCGTTAGAATATTTGGAAATATCGCGACTTTACATGCGGAGATGGGGGTAGATATTGTTGCTCCTAGTGATATGATGGATGGTAGGGTGTCCTACATTCGTTCTATGTTAGATCAGTCTGGATGGTATCAAGTTTTAATTCTTTCCTATAGTGTTAAATATGCTTCTTCTCTTTATGGTCCATTTCGAGATGTTTTAGGATCGCATTTACAAATAGGGGATAAACGCAATTATCAGATGAATCCTCAAAATGCTTTAGAGGCTTTATTAGAGTGTTCTTTAGATGAGCAGGAAGGGGCTGATATGTTAATGATCAAGCCTGCAGGATATTATCTTGATGTTTTATATCGTGTTCGCCAGAAAACAACATTGCCTTTAGCTGCCTATCAAGTCAGCGGGGAGTATTCTATGATGGCTGCAGCTTCTACATTAGGATGGGTAAGTAAAGAGGCTGTATTGTATGAGTCGTTAGTTGCAATTAAACGCTCGGGAGCTGATATGATTATTTCTTATGCCACTCCTATGATATTAGAAATGCTGTCTCATCATTATTTATAG
- a CDS encoding FAD-dependent thymidylate synthase, whose protein sequence is MLSRDEEFSTEQKKSLSHFVTNLEKNIFALKNLPEVVKGALFSKYSRSTLGLRSLLLKEFLEGEGGSFLDSPGEDFEIGVQKASDFYRRVLDGFGDDSIGELGGAHLAIEGISMLAAKVLENARIGGSPLEKSSRYVYFDQKVKGEYLYYRDPILMTSAFKDVFLDACDFLFDTYADLIPKVRCYFEKIYPREVEVSQSAYSISLRAKVLDCLRGLLPAATLTNLGFFGNGRFWQTLLHKLQCHNLTEVRQIGESSLTELMKIIPSFISRAESHHHHHQAMCNYWQVLKKQLVSLSEKYGADLPVSKNEGVRLVYGDPEGIYKVAAGFLFPYSEHTYSDLINICRSLPQEDLTSILEAGAFVRENRRHKSPRGLECLEFGFDITADFGAYRDLQRHRTLTQERQLLTTKLGYHIPQSLIDTPMEKDYREAMEKAENAYNQIAGEFPEEAQYVVPLAYNIRWLFHINGRSLQWLCELRSQVQGHENYRKIAIDMAKEVIKFNPAYETFFKFVDYSECDLGRIQQESRKNL, encoded by the coding sequence ATGTTGAGTAGAGATGAAGAGTTTTCTACAGAGCAAAAGAAGAGTTTATCTCATTTCGTTACTAATTTAGAAAAAAACATTTTTGCGTTAAAAAACCTTCCGGAAGTAGTTAAGGGAGCTTTATTTTCTAAATATTCTCGATCAACATTAGGATTACGTTCTTTATTGTTAAAAGAGTTTCTTGAGGGAGAGGGAGGAAGTTTTTTAGACTCTCCAGGAGAAGATTTTGAAATAGGGGTACAAAAAGCTTCAGATTTTTATCGTAGAGTTCTTGATGGATTTGGAGACGATTCTATAGGTGAACTAGGAGGAGCCCACTTAGCTATAGAAGGGATTTCTATGCTAGCTGCTAAAGTTTTAGAGAATGCTCGTATTGGAGGATCTCCATTAGAAAAGTCTTCTAGATATGTGTATTTTGATCAAAAAGTAAAGGGGGAGTATTTATATTACCGTGACCCTATTTTGATGACATCGGCCTTTAAAGACGTGTTTTTGGACGCCTGTGATTTCCTATTCGATACTTATGCAGACTTAATTCCCAAAGTTCGTTGTTATTTTGAAAAGATTTATCCTAGAGAAGTTGAAGTCTCTCAATCTGCTTACAGTATTTCTTTAAGAGCTAAGGTTCTTGATTGCTTGCGTGGTCTTCTTCCCGCGGCTACTCTGACAAATTTGGGTTTTTTTGGTAATGGAAGGTTTTGGCAAACTTTGTTGCACAAGCTTCAATGTCATAATTTAACCGAAGTACGTCAAATTGGAGAGAGTTCTTTAACCGAGCTTATGAAGATTATTCCTTCATTTATTAGTCGTGCCGAATCTCACCACCATCACCACCAAGCAATGTGTAATTATTGGCAGGTTCTAAAAAAACAGCTGGTAAGTTTATCTGAAAAATATGGTGCTGATTTGCCTGTTTCTAAAAATGAAGGGGTTCGTTTGGTTTATGGAGACCCTGAGGGAATTTATAAAGTGGCGGCAGGGTTTCTTTTTCCCTATTCAGAACATACTTATTCAGACTTAATTAATATTTGTCGTTCATTGCCACAAGAAGATCTCACATCCATTTTAGAAGCCGGAGCTTTTGTTAGAGAAAATCGAAGACATAAGTCTCCACGTGGTTTAGAATGTCTTGAATTTGGATTTGATATTACTGCAGATTTTGGTGCTTATAGAGATCTTCAACGTCATAGAACTCTTACTCAAGAACGTCAATTGCTCACAACAAAGCTGGGCTATCATATTCCTCAATCGCTAATAGATACCCCAATGGAAAAAGATTATAGGGAGGCTATGGAGAAAGCTGAAAACGCTTATAATCAAATAGCTGGGGAATTTCCTGAAGAAGCACAATATGTTGTTCCTCTTGCTTATAATATTCGTTGGCTATTCCATATTAATGGAAGATCTCTTCAATGGCTGTGTGAGCTTCGATCTCAGGTTCAAGGCCACGAAAATTATAGAAAAATTGCTATTGATATGGCTAAGGAAGTGATAAAGTTTAATCCTGCATACGAAACCTTTTTTAAATTTGTTGACTACTCAGAATGCGACTTGGGGAGAATACAACAGGAGTCACGGAAAAATTTGTAA